In the genome of Enterococcus hirae ATCC 9790, one region contains:
- a CDS encoding lipoprotein, with product MKVIFSCLLATGLLFSLTGCGNGDKNEASIDSISAETTTKAKDSSNEGQSIFKGEIESIDDSVDDTIQIKVVNVDEIEDPENIGTSFDNDGVTLNVSNDQLVGGKESFQKGDEIKFTLKEKPIMTMSIPPQIPGNSIVEVRVIE from the coding sequence ATGAAAGTGATTTTTTCTTGTTTGTTGGCGACAGGGTTACTTTTTTCGCTAACAGGTTGTGGTAATGGAGATAAAAATGAGGCATCGATCGATTCGATTAGTGCGGAAACAACGACTAAAGCGAAGGATTCTTCTAACGAAGGACAAAGTATTTTTAAGGGTGAAATTGAAAGTATTGATGATTCAGTCGATGATACCATTCAAATCAAAGTGGTCAATGTAGATGAAATCGAAGACCCCGAGAATATTGGAACCTCTTTTGATAATGATGGTGTAACACTAAATGTTTCGAATGATCAATTAGTCGGAGGTAAGGAATCTTTTCAAAAAGGTGACGAGATCAAGTTTACTTTAAAAGAAAAACCAATTATGACAATGTCAATCCCTCCGCAAATTCCTGGTAATTCGATCGTTGAGGTAAGAGTTATTGAATAG
- a CDS encoding tRNA (adenine(22)-N(1))-methyltransferase: MNHLDLSKRLALVGEHVPTGAFLADIGSDHAYLPVALMLKDKIEFAVAGEVVKGPYESAKKQVQKNGLEKRIVVRLANGLDAIEPTDQINAITIAGMGGALIRDILEAGAKQHRLTGKERLILQPNIGEQAVRKWLQDNHYQIIAEEILEENKKIYEIIVAEKTPTKHIYNEEEILFGPFLLQGKTVVFQKKWQRELKQRQAILKQLAQAQNQEERVEAIKKEIQMIEEVLA; this comes from the coding sequence ATGAACCACTTAGATTTATCGAAACGCTTAGCATTAGTGGGAGAACATGTCCCAACAGGAGCGTTTTTAGCAGATATTGGCTCTGACCACGCTTACTTGCCAGTTGCATTAATGTTAAAGGATAAAATTGAATTTGCTGTAGCTGGCGAAGTGGTGAAAGGCCCTTATGAGTCAGCAAAAAAGCAAGTACAGAAAAATGGTTTAGAAAAGCGGATCGTTGTTCGTTTAGCTAACGGATTAGATGCGATTGAGCCAACAGATCAGATCAATGCGATCACGATTGCTGGTATGGGTGGGGCTTTGATTCGAGATATTTTAGAAGCAGGCGCCAAACAGCATCGTTTAACAGGGAAGGAGCGTTTGATTCTCCAACCAAATATTGGCGAGCAAGCAGTGAGAAAATGGTTGCAAGATAATCACTATCAAATCATTGCAGAAGAGATTTTAGAGGAAAACAAAAAAATCTATGAAATCATTGTAGCTGAAAAAACACCGACGAAGCATATCTATAATGAGGAAGAGATTCTGTTTGGTCCATTTTTATTGCAAGGAAAAACAGTGGTCTTCCAAAAGAAATGGCAAAGAGAATTAAAACAAAGACAAGCGATTTTAAAACAATTGGCACAAGCACAGAACCAAGAAGAACGTGTTGAAGCGATAAAAAAAGAAATCCAGATGATCGAGGAGGTTTTAGCTTAA
- a CDS encoding Nif3-like dinuclear metal center hexameric protein, translating into MAINGNEFIRKFEEYCPQWLAEEGDPVGLHLGTLNKPIQRIMMTLDVRPEVVQEAIEKKIDLLIAKHPPIFRPIKRLTTDHPQEKMYADLLKHDISVYAAHTNMDIIEDGLNDWFCEALGINVENYLLKTHTRHYKKLAVYVPIEDADKLRKALAEAGAGEQGHYDHTSFTSIGEGRFRPNEQAHPAIGKNGQLEKVEEAKVEVIFPEDREEKVLSAMYRVHPYEEVAFDLFSIDEPTQTWGIGRIGELPEALDLDTFVSKVKEVFQLEGLRVVRPTHTNSTVKRIAICGGSGEKFYPYALAQKADVYITGDIYYHTAQDMQSAGLIAIDPGHYIESLCKEKFVEKFEKWKQEENWTVDFFVSETDTNPFQFN; encoded by the coding sequence ATGGCGATCAACGGTAATGAATTTATTCGCAAATTTGAAGAATATTGTCCTCAATGGTTGGCTGAAGAAGGAGATCCTGTGGGGCTACACCTCGGAACATTAAATAAACCGATTCAACGCATAATGATGACGTTAGATGTTCGTCCAGAAGTTGTGCAAGAAGCCATCGAAAAAAAGATTGATTTGTTAATTGCTAAACATCCTCCCATATTTCGACCAATTAAACGATTAACAACGGATCATCCACAAGAAAAAATGTATGCTGATTTATTAAAACATGATATTTCTGTCTATGCAGCACATACCAATATGGATATTATCGAGGATGGATTGAATGATTGGTTTTGTGAAGCATTAGGAATCAATGTCGAAAATTATTTGTTAAAGACACATACAAGGCATTACAAAAAACTAGCTGTTTATGTACCGATCGAAGACGCTGACAAATTACGTAAGGCTTTAGCTGAGGCTGGTGCGGGTGAACAAGGTCATTACGATCATACAAGTTTTACCAGTATTGGCGAAGGTCGTTTTCGACCGAATGAACAGGCACATCCCGCAATTGGTAAAAACGGTCAACTAGAAAAGGTAGAAGAAGCTAAAGTGGAAGTGATTTTTCCTGAAGACCGTGAGGAAAAAGTGTTATCAGCTATGTATCGTGTCCATCCTTATGAAGAAGTAGCATTTGATTTGTTTTCAATTGACGAACCGACTCAAACCTGGGGGATCGGTCGAATCGGAGAATTACCAGAAGCGCTTGATTTAGATACCTTTGTATCTAAAGTAAAAGAAGTCTTCCAATTAGAAGGGCTACGAGTTGTTCGTCCAACTCATACAAATAGCACTGTTAAAAGAATCGCCATTTGTGGTGGTAGCGGCGAAAAGTTCTATCCTTACGCATTAGCTCAAAAAGCGGATGTTTATATTACTGGAGATATCTATTACCACACAGCTCAAGATATGCAAAGTGCAGGCTTGATTGCGATTGATCCAGGTCATTATATTGAATCTTTATGTAAAGAAAAGTTTGTCGAAAAATTTGAGAAATGGAAACAAGAAGAAAATTGGACCGTTGATTTCTTTGTTTCAGAAACGGATACGAACCCATTTCAATTTAACTAA
- the pepT gene encoding peptidase T has product MYENLLPRFLRYVKTETRSDESSQTTPSTQTQVAFAQVLKKELEDLGLTNVFYNEENGFVIGTLPSNIEKKVRSIGFIAHMDTADFNAVNVNPQIIENYDGESTIVLDSEEHYTLNTKDFPNLKNYEGHTLITTDGSTLLGADDKAGIAEIMTAMEILLKNPTIPHGEIKVAFGPDEEIGVGADKFDVQQFDVDFAYTVDGGPLGELQYETFSAAQANISIQGKNVHPGTAKDTMINALQLAIDFHNQLPADEVPEKTTGYEGFFHLMGLNGNVEEATMSYIIRDHDREKFEARKAKISEIQEKLNSRFDQTRVKVDMYDQYYNMREIIEKDMSIVELAKQAMIDLEIEPVIEPVRGGTDGSKISYLGIPTPNLFAGGENMHGRFEFVSLQVMEKATDVIVKIAELNTNV; this is encoded by the coding sequence ATGTACGAAAATCTTTTACCACGTTTTTTACGCTATGTTAAGACTGAAACCAGATCTGATGAAAGTAGTCAAACGACTCCTTCGACACAAACACAAGTCGCTTTTGCGCAAGTCTTAAAAAAGGAATTAGAAGATTTAGGACTAACCAATGTATTTTACAATGAAGAAAATGGATTTGTTATAGGAACATTGCCAAGTAACATTGAAAAGAAAGTTCGCTCGATCGGTTTCATTGCCCACATGGATACCGCAGATTTCAATGCAGTAAATGTTAATCCACAAATCATTGAGAACTACGATGGGGAATCAACGATTGTTCTAGATAGTGAAGAACATTATACATTAAATACCAAAGACTTCCCTAATTTGAAAAACTACGAAGGACACACATTGATCACAACTGATGGCAGTACGTTGTTAGGTGCGGACGATAAAGCTGGGATCGCTGAAATTATGACCGCAATGGAAATTCTGCTGAAAAACCCAACTATCCCTCATGGTGAGATCAAAGTAGCTTTTGGACCAGATGAAGAGATTGGGGTAGGAGCAGATAAATTTGATGTCCAGCAGTTTGATGTTGATTTTGCCTATACCGTTGATGGTGGACCTTTAGGCGAATTACAATATGAAACATTCAGCGCAGCTCAGGCTAATATTTCAATTCAAGGAAAAAATGTCCATCCTGGTACAGCCAAAGATACGATGATCAATGCATTACAATTAGCGATAGACTTCCATAATCAACTACCAGCAGATGAAGTCCCAGAAAAAACGACAGGTTATGAAGGGTTCTTCCATTTGATGGGATTAAATGGAAATGTCGAAGAAGCAACTATGAGTTATATTATCCGTGACCACGATCGAGAAAAATTTGAAGCACGGAAAGCGAAAATTAGTGAAATCCAAGAAAAACTAAATAGTCGCTTCGATCAGACACGTGTGAAAGTTGATATGTATGATCAGTACTATAATATGCGAGAAATTATTGAAAAAGATATGAGCATTGTTGAATTAGCAAAACAAGCGATGATCGATTTAGAAATCGAGCCTGTGATTGAACCAGTACGAGGTGGAACAGATGGATCGAAAATTTCTTATCTAGGCATTCCAACGCCTAATTTGTTCGCAGGTGGCGAAAATATGCACGGCCGATTTGAGTTTGTTTCTCTTCAAGTGATGGAAAAAGCAACAGATGTGATTGTAAAAATTGCAGAATTGAATACAAACGTATAA